From the Maioricimonas rarisocia genome, one window contains:
- a CDS encoding RNA polymerase sigma factor, with amino-acid sequence MAPRTDAELMRLVQAGERAPFEELVHRYRNPLLRFVRSKIGDAARAEDVVQEAFLAVYAARDSYNPQFAFRTWLWTIVLNLCRRHWRNRQRELDGLADLHAPARSVYGLSANATEPSGLDHLLQDEQRQRLRELLSELPETEADALRLRFFAELPFEAIAETMDSSVSGAKQRVRRGLERLAVRLRQIDRRESMPSPTLPGHSGDDHDDVR; translated from the coding sequence GTGGCACCGCGAACTGACGCAGAACTGATGCGACTGGTCCAGGCCGGCGAGCGGGCGCCGTTCGAAGAACTGGTGCACCGCTACCGCAATCCACTGCTCCGCTTCGTACGCAGCAAGATCGGCGATGCGGCTCGTGCCGAGGACGTCGTCCAGGAAGCGTTTCTCGCGGTCTACGCGGCCCGCGACAGCTACAATCCGCAGTTCGCATTCCGGACGTGGCTGTGGACAATCGTGCTGAATCTGTGCCGCCGCCACTGGCGAAATCGCCAGCGGGAACTGGACGGGCTCGCTGATCTGCACGCTCCTGCGCGAAGCGTGTACGGCCTGAGTGCGAACGCGACCGAACCGAGCGGGCTGGACCACCTGCTGCAGGACGAACAGCGGCAGCGTCTGCGCGAGTTGCTGAGCGAACTGCCCGAAACGGAAGCGGACGCGTTGCGGCTGCGATTCTTTGCAGAGCTTCCCTTCGAGGCAATTGCCGAAACAATGGACAGCAGCGTCAGCGGCGCCAAGCAGCGTGTGCGTCGCGGCCTGGAGCGGCTGGCCGTGCGACTTCGTCAGATTGACCGCCGCGAGTCAATGCCCTCACCAACCCTGCCGGGGCATTCGGGAGACGACCATGATGACGTGCGATGA